In Thioalkalivibrio paradoxus ARh 1, the following are encoded in one genomic region:
- the tgt gene encoding tRNA guanosine(34) transglycosylase Tgt, with protein MKFELQATDQKARRGRMTFARGSVETPAFMPVGTYGTVKAMTPEELRETGAEIILGNTFHLMLRPGTGVIRAHGDLHEFMHWDGPILTDSGGFQVFSLADLRKISEEGVHFQSPVDGSAIRLTPEDSMRVQRELGADIVMIFDECTPYPATEDQAQESMELSLRWAKRSREAHGDNPAALFGIVQGGMFPALRARSAEALRAIGFDGYAVGGLSVGEPEAERLGVLDATLPLLPPEFPRYLMGVGRPEDIVEAVRRGVDMFDCVMPTRNARNGFLYTREGILRIRNARYRDDTAPVDPACGCYTCRHYSRAYLKHLDKCNEILGPRLATIHNLHYYQDLMRGLRDAIAAGELERFVADFYSMRGMPVPAVA; from the coding sequence ATGAAGTTTGAGCTGCAGGCAACGGATCAAAAAGCGAGACGGGGCCGGATGACCTTCGCGCGGGGCTCGGTCGAGACGCCGGCGTTCATGCCGGTCGGCACCTACGGCACCGTGAAGGCGATGACTCCCGAGGAGCTGCGCGAGACCGGCGCCGAGATCATCCTGGGCAATACCTTCCACCTGATGCTGCGGCCCGGAACCGGGGTGATCCGGGCGCACGGTGACCTGCACGAGTTCATGCACTGGGACGGTCCAATCCTGACCGACTCCGGAGGCTTCCAGGTGTTCTCGCTCGCCGATCTGCGCAAGATCAGCGAGGAGGGCGTGCATTTCCAGTCGCCGGTCGATGGCAGCGCGATCCGCCTGACCCCGGAGGACTCGATGCGGGTGCAGCGGGAACTCGGCGCGGACATCGTGATGATTTTCGACGAGTGCACACCGTATCCGGCGACCGAGGACCAGGCCCAGGAGTCGATGGAACTATCGCTGCGCTGGGCGAAGCGCTCGCGCGAGGCGCACGGCGACAACCCCGCGGCATTGTTCGGAATCGTGCAGGGCGGGATGTTTCCGGCGCTGCGCGCGCGCTCGGCCGAGGCATTGCGGGCGATCGGCTTCGACGGTTACGCGGTCGGCGGGCTGTCGGTCGGCGAGCCGGAGGCGGAGCGGCTCGGGGTGCTCGATGCGACGCTGCCGCTGCTGCCGCCCGAATTCCCGCGCTACCTGATGGGTGTCGGGCGCCCCGAGGACATCGTCGAGGCGGTGCGCCGAGGGGTCGACATGTTCGACTGCGTGATGCCGACGCGCAACGCGCGTAACGGATTCCTGTACACGCGGGAAGGCATTCTGCGTATCCGCAACGCGCGCTACCGCGACGACACGGCGCCGGTCGACCCGGCCTGCGGTTGCTACACCTGCCGCCACTACTCACGGGCCTATCTGAAGCATCTGGACAAATGCAACGAGATTCTCGGGCCACGGCTGGCGACGATTCATAACCTGCATTACTACCAGGACCTGATGCGGGGGCTGCGCGACGCGATCGCGGCCGGGGAACTCGAGCGCTTCGTCGCGGACTTCTATTCCATGCGCGGCATGCCGGTCCCCGCTGTGGCATAA
- the secD gene encoding protein translocase subunit SecD, translated as MRNAYPVWVYALIVLAIFTGGLYALPNIFPEDPAVQVANSRTGVVDENVASIIDVILGAQGLTPHQIEERDGQKLLRFDSAERQLRAADVLRGALDDDHVVALSLAPATPEWLRAINGRPMALGLDLRGGVHFLMEVDLNAVIGTAMERYTNEFRGRLREERLSFEEIERGARDLRIRFASEQDRAQALTWLRRNYRGELEFVERGQGADSSLEATLDGEHLTELRRLALQQNISTLRKRVDELGVAEPIIAQQGESRIVVQLPGVQDTARAKEILGATATLEFRMVAEGEDARAAAETGRVPTGARLYYERDGAPVLLQRRVMLTGDYITGASSGIAQDTGGPAVFINLDGQGARIFSRVTAENVGRLMATVFIETRTETTEEDGELVRRTSRSEEVINIARINEPLGRRFQITGLESTREAHNLALLLRAGALAAPMSIVEERTVGPSLGQENIDRGMQSVIIGFIAVMLFMILYYRVFGLIANFALALNLVFIVSILSMLQATLTLPGIAGIVLVVGIAVDANVLIFERIREELRNGMSPKAAISGGYERAFSTIADANVTTLIAAVVLFLFGTGPIKGFAITLSIGVVVSMFTAIVVTRAIVNLTYGRQRRITRLAI; from the coding sequence ATGCGCAACGCCTATCCTGTCTGGGTCTACGCCCTGATCGTCCTGGCCATCTTCACGGGCGGCCTGTATGCATTGCCGAACATTTTCCCGGAAGACCCGGCAGTGCAGGTCGCCAATTCCCGGACCGGTGTGGTCGACGAGAACGTCGCTTCGATCATCGATGTGATCCTCGGTGCCCAGGGGCTGACGCCGCACCAGATCGAGGAGCGCGATGGGCAGAAACTGCTGCGTTTCGACAGCGCCGAGCGGCAGCTGCGCGCGGCCGACGTCCTGCGCGGTGCGCTGGATGACGACCATGTCGTGGCGTTGAGCCTGGCCCCGGCAACGCCGGAGTGGTTGCGCGCGATCAACGGCCGGCCGATGGCATTGGGGCTGGACCTGCGGGGCGGGGTGCACTTCCTGATGGAGGTGGATCTGAACGCGGTGATCGGAACGGCGATGGAACGCTACACCAACGAGTTCCGCGGCCGGCTGCGCGAGGAGCGCCTGTCGTTCGAGGAGATCGAACGCGGCGCCCGCGACCTCAGGATCCGCTTCGCCTCCGAACAGGATCGTGCGCAGGCGCTGACCTGGCTGCGCCGGAACTACCGCGGCGAACTCGAGTTCGTCGAGCGCGGCCAGGGCGCCGACAGCAGCCTCGAAGCTACGCTGGACGGCGAGCATCTGACCGAGTTGCGGCGTCTGGCGCTGCAGCAGAACATCTCGACGCTGCGCAAGCGCGTCGACGAGCTGGGGGTTGCCGAACCGATCATCGCGCAACAGGGCGAGAGCCGCATCGTGGTGCAGCTTCCCGGGGTGCAGGATACCGCCCGGGCGAAGGAAATCCTGGGTGCCACCGCCACACTCGAGTTCCGCATGGTTGCGGAGGGTGAGGATGCCCGGGCGGCGGCCGAAACGGGCCGGGTTCCCACCGGCGCACGGCTCTATTACGAGCGTGACGGGGCGCCTGTGTTGCTGCAGCGGCGCGTGATGCTGACCGGGGACTACATCACCGGAGCCTCGTCCGGAATCGCTCAGGATACCGGCGGGCCGGCGGTGTTCATCAACCTGGACGGGCAGGGCGCGCGGATCTTTTCCCGGGTCACGGCCGAGAACGTCGGGCGGCTGATGGCCACGGTCTTCATCGAAACCCGCACCGAGACCACCGAGGAGGACGGCGAGCTCGTGCGGCGGACCTCGCGCAGCGAAGAGGTCATCAACATCGCCCGCATCAACGAGCCTCTCGGCCGGCGGTTCCAGATCACGGGCCTCGAAAGCACGCGCGAGGCGCATAACCTCGCGTTGCTGTTGCGGGCCGGCGCGCTGGCGGCGCCGATGTCGATCGTGGAAGAACGCACGGTGGGGCCGAGCCTCGGGCAGGAGAACATCGACCGGGGCATGCAGTCGGTGATCATCGGCTTCATCGCGGTAATGCTGTTCATGATTCTCTACTACCGCGTGTTCGGGCTGATCGCGAACTTCGCGCTGGCCTTGAACCTCGTGTTCATCGTGTCGATTCTGTCGATGCTCCAGGCCACGCTGACGCTTCCTGGAATCGCCGGTATCGTGCTGGTCGTCGGTATTGCGGTGGATGCTAACGTGCTGATTTTTGAGCGAATACGCGAGGAGCTGCGCAATGGGATGTCGCCGAAGGCGGCGATCTCCGGCGGCTACGAGCGGGCGTTCTCGACCATCGCGGATGCGAACGTGACTACCCTGATCGCCGCGGTGGTGCTGTTCCTGTTCGGCACCGGCCCGATCAAGGGATTCGCGATCACGCTGTCGATCGGGGTCGTGGTGTCGATGTTCACCGCGATCGTGGTCACGCGCGCCATCGTCAACCTGACCTACGGTCGCCAGCGGCGCATCACGCGGCTGGCGATCTAG
- the yajC gene encoding preprotein translocase subunit YajC, with translation MDFLISAAHAQEGGAAGGGMIEFLIMIAIFFAIMYFLIIRPQSKRAKEHRAMVEALSKGDEIVTNGGLLAKITEVGENFVKADVADGVNVIIQRQSVAAVMPKGTMKDV, from the coding sequence ATGGACTTTCTCATTTCCGCAGCCCATGCGCAGGAGGGCGGCGCCGCCGGTGGCGGCATGATCGAGTTCCTGATCATGATCGCGATCTTCTTCGCGATCATGTACTTTCTGATCATCCGCCCGCAGAGCAAGCGGGCCAAGGAGCACCGCGCGATGGTCGAGGCCCTGTCGAAGGGCGACGAGATCGTGACCAACGGCGGTCTGCTCGCGAAAATCACCGAGGTGGGCGAGAACTTCGTGAAGGCCGACGTGGCCGATGGCGTCAACGTCATCATCCAGCGCCAGTCGGTCGCCGCCGTTATGCCGAAAGGCACCATGAAAGACGTGTAA